Genomic segment of Macaca nemestrina isolate mMacNem1 chromosome 3, mMacNem.hap1, whole genome shotgun sequence:
tctctactaaaaatacaaaaattagctgggcacagtggcacatgcctgtagtcccagctgctggggaggctgagacaggagaattgcttgaatccaggaggtggagctgcagtgaacagagattatgccactgcattccagcctgggcaacacagtcacactccatctcaggaaaaaaaaaaaaaaaaaaaaaaaagatctattgCTGGATAATTaatgtgttcctttggaggtgtcacattttcttgctttttatgtttCCAGCCTGCCTACATTGACGTCCACACATGTAGTACAACagttccttctttctgttttgacATTTAGTAGAGGAGGACTTTTTTCTGAAGATGTATCTATGGTATTCAGTGGGTAGGGCACTTTGGCTGTGATTCTGGGTACACAGTAACATAGTCTCTGGGTGATTTATTTGGCTGTAAACAACATTGGTAGTATTTGTGATTTCCTTCATGAGTTAGGGTGCAGTCATTAACGGAGACTGGTGAAATTTTGCTGTGGACTAGTATGTTTTATGGGCCAGTCTTTAGGCCACAGCGGTGGTAGCAGTTGGCTGAGTATGCCTATCTTTATGCCCTAGGGAAGTGGACATTGCTACATGTCTTGGTTTTTACCAGTGTGTTAATTCTTGGGCCTCTAGGCAGCATGCTTGGAGGTCAGTAGTGACAATGGTACATCAGTTGGTGGGCAGGTTCTCAGGCCTCGGGGCAGTTGGCGTGACATGGGCATTCAAAGTAGCACTGGAAAGAAGATTCTCTGGGTCCCTAGCAGTGTGTGTTGATGTTGGCAGTGGCTACAGTGGGCTGGGTGCACCAGTATCCAGGCCCACAGGATATCCATTTGGGAGGTAGGTGCCAGTTGAGGTGGTAGAAGCTAGGAGTTTAGACCACACCTCAGGCCCCTGGAAGAGTTACTTAAGTTCCCAGGGTGGTGGATAGGGTTGGACAGTCTCCGGGACCCCAAGCTATGTGCTTTGGTGAAGAGGTGGGGGTGCGGCTAGGTTGGATAGCTTGTGCTCAGGCACCCTGATGGTGAGAGTAGGCACTAGACATGGCGGGCAAGAGCAGAGCAATTCTCAGGTCCCGGGCAGAGTGTATGGGCAGGGGTAGAAGCAGCTTTGTTGAGGTCTTGCCACTGAAGAGGGTGAGGCATCCCTTTGGTCACATCCTTGTGCTGGCAGATGGGGAACATGCAACCCCTTCAAACCCTAGTCCTTATGGGATTTACCTCCCCTACCCTGGCTTCAAGAGCCCTCACTCAGCTTGCAACCAAGTCCCAGCAGCAACTTTCACTCACCTCATGACCCCACCTCAGATCACTCACTTCCTGGCATCAGTTGCTGCCTCTCAGGCCTAGCTCACTTCCTAGCCCTGGCAAGGACAGTGATCCCTACTTGCTCTCCTGTCCCAGCAGTGACAAGCCAAGTTTTGATAATGCTCCAGTCCCAGCACTGCTGAGTCCCAGGATAGCATGAAGTTGGCAGAAGCTAGTTGCTGTAGCCACTTAGGTCTCAGAAAGAATGTGGAACCTAGTGTGAGCTCCCTCCCTGGAGCAGTTCCATCCTGCAGTCTCCTGGCTGGTCTTCATGTTAGTTTCAGGGTTTGGGAGGGTCAAAGGGCTCTCTCATGGCGAGGGTTATACTATTTCACAGTAGGGATATGAACCGCTAGAAGTATATTACTTGCCCCTTCTCTGCGTTAGGAAGTCACTCCCAGCTCCCAGCCTATTCTGTGAAAGGAGgctgcctctccttcctctcagCTTTTAGTTTCTCCTGCTACTTCTCTGCTGAATTCCAGCATCATCTCTTGAATAATGTACTCATATTGTCACTGTCTCTGGTTTTTCTAAGTGGAGGAGGCAGGCATAAAATGGTTTTAATCGGCCATCATAAACAGCCCATCAACATTGTGGTTttggtatttaattttcttttatttgttactGTAAGTGGAAAATATCATCTTGGTCTATCATGTTAAAATCTTCTTAACTCGTTGTCTGCTTTTGATTGTGATTCTGAGCAGGGGAAGTTCTTGTTGGTTGTGTTCTCAACAGGTTGCTTGCTAGCTCACAGATTGTGGCTGTCACTATTGGAAACCTTATACATTCTGGTGGTGAAACTCCAAGGAAAGGGAATAAAAGTCCTATTTACTTACTAGGTTCCAATTCTGAGTCAGAATTCATGCTGGGTCCTATTATAAATGTGATGTATTCCTTCCAAGAGCCCTATGAAGTGGACCTTATTGTccttattttgcagataaggaaactgaggagaCTTGGGGTCACACAGAATCAAAGTTGAGATATAACCCAAACTTACTCAAAAGCTCACTGGGCTAATGCCAGCATCTACAGGACTCACAGGGAAAAGAGCCATATGGAGAAAGGGAATAAGCATAAAACAGCTACTTAAGTCCATTAATTGTGAACATGCTTGCTTTTTATCCAAGTCTTCCCAGAAATCAATGTATTTTCAGTCCTCTATTAAGTTTGCATTAGGAAGCAACTAGAATGTACATGACTGAAGTAGATGGCTAATGAATATAAATGGTAGCCCCAGGTGAAAAGGACTTAGAATCCCAACAGTCCAGACAACATCCTGTTTGGTGTGACATCTTTACCACAGAAGCTATTTTTCATGGGTTTCCCAGAGATTCCAACCCTAAGTCAGGGATGGAGATTGAAATTgaaggaaaactacagaccaggAGATTTAACTATTCAGTTGGTCCTCAGCATCCTGTTCTTAATGACTCCCCATGCATCCTGTTTGGAGTGTGGACTCCAACATGGACCATCAGAACCTAACTTTTTAATCAATGGACTATATTAGTGCTTTTAAACTACACATCATGATCCATCAGTGggttataaaatcattttatagaGTTGTGGccaacatcttttaaaaagtggaatatggtaggataggataggatagaaaataaaatatcaggatGCATAGTACAAAGCAGGTATAAGTATTGTATTGTAAGCTTGTTTTATGTGCgtgagtatatatttatataaaggtATAGAAaaacatgcatatatttatatacacatagacACAGTGAATATAAATATACACAGGACTATATATGTATAAGTTAATGCAATATCACATGAGTTAGCCATTTGTTCTCCAgccaaggaaaatattttatattacccTGGGACATGCTTTCATACTATTAAAATTTGGACAGCAATGCTCCCTAACAATATAATAGCAATATAATTAAGTAAATTACTAAGTGTTCTTCTTTATGGTGTGTACaaataaatactttattaaaaGCTAGCAGTCCAACTTGCAAGGATATCAAATGACtaagattttcaaaaataaaaaattgagtgGTAACATTACAggttatgaaaaatatttttatttcatctatattttctgctctttgcaataaataaGAATTGccttttataaagagaaaaatatggatatatatttaaaaccaaCTAAACCTTCAATGTTTTATACATTACAGAAGAAGCTATTTTTACCACAatccttagaagaaaaaaatgaaaaattgcaaAAATGCAGAACAGCTTCCAAGAACAAAATATTCTttggtggttttgttttattgatagAGCCCATGACTAAGCAGTAAGTGTCTAGTTTGTGGACATTTTCTGATGACTGCTTACAACTAACAAGGAGTTTGAGTAAATTTAAACTTTATCACTCCATGACTGTTGAAACAACAGGGAGTTACTGTGTGACTTGAGCTTTTCCCAGCAGGAAAGCCGTCTTCCCATGCCCTTGCTGATAAAGGTGGCAACTTAAAAGTGTTCTCAGTATAGTTAGATCAAGGTAATTCTTAAGCAGTAATTTATGAGGCACCAACATTCCACCAATGATTGACTTTGGTCCTCATGATCATCTATGAAGTAGCCACTCATAATatccctgtttcacagatgagaaaactacgGCACAGTGGGAAAGTGAGTGTGACACAGTGCAGACTGCCATGCTAAGGACTTTGGATCTTGAATGATTTATGCAGGGGAGTGAAATATTTCTATCTGTGTTTTGAATAAATAATATGGGTAGCAGTGCATAAGTTGTATCATAGGTGAAAAACACCAAGGGGGTGAAAACTAGTTGAGAGACCTtgcttcactctctctctccatagATATTCCAGCCCTGCAGAACTATGAACTATTGTCCAAACATGCAAATGACCTAATTATCTAGTGTCCTTTTTACACATTATTCATCTGGTGACAGTTCCTGTCTTCCCTTTATCCCCCTGGCAAATTCCTACTCCCCCTTCAAGAGCTAGTTCATGGGACAGGTCGTGTCTGAAGAATTAGCTAACATGCCCCTTGCCTGTGTGAAAGGCAGAACAATGTGAAAGCAAGAACAGGAATTCGGGAGTCAGACTTATCTGCTCAGCCTCTCGCAAGCTGAGCACTGTCCTCCCTGAGACTGTCAGCTCATCTCTATATTGGGAATAGTACTCTCTAACTTGCAATGTGGGTGTGGGAATTTTCGATGCTATTCTGGCATTTCCTAAGCATCTATAAATTATGTTTGTCCTAATTAGTTTGTCATCCTAAAAACCTACCCTTTCCACCACCAATGGCACCATATTCTATTTTCTCTTAGGATTTTTATCGTGTGTCTACACAAACATTGTCACCTTGGGTAAAAATCACATTAGCTCATGAGCAATGGCTGCAGCTTTCTCACTCCTCAGCTAGACTCTGCCTTCTGACCCATTGTGGTAGGGTGAATAATGCCCCCCACCCTTGAGATCCCCATGCCTTACTCTctggaacctatgaatatgtCATTTAATGTGGCAAAAAAAAGTCTccacaggccgggtgcggtggctcaagcctgtaatcccagcactttgggaggccgagacgggtggatcacgaggtcagaagatcgagaccatcctggctaacatggtgaaaccccgtctctactaaaaaatacaaaaactagctgggcgaggtggcgggcgcctgtagtcccagctacacaggaggctgaggcaggagaatggcgtgaacccgggaggcggagcttgcagtgagctgagatccggccactgcactccaggctgggctacagagcgagactccgtctcaaaaaaaaaaaaaaaaaaaagtctccagagATGTATTAAATATCTAGAAATGGAAATGGTTTCTGGATTATCCAAGTGGTTCCAATGTATTCACAAGGCTCCTTATGAGAGGTAGGTAGAGTTAGAGACAGAAAGGTCAGAGAAGAGAGGGGAGATGTGACaatggaagcagaggttggaatgaTGCAGTTTGAAAACCAATTGGAGGGGCCATAAGCCAAAGAATGTAGAtgcctctagaagctgagaaaggaaaggaaatagatTCTCTTCTAGAGCCTTCAGAAGAAACATAGTTATGATCATACTTTGAGTTTAGCATGTTCAACCCACTTGGGATTTGTGACCCCCTAGAATtgcaagataataaatttgtattgtttaagccactgagtttgtgttaatttgttacaGAAGCCATAGATAACTAACATACCAACACTGCAACAACTTCCTTTCTCCTTAGAGAGGAGCAGTGCCTTCCTGAGGGATGAATAAAAACATCAGTATGTAGTACCTCTCCTCGTTTCCAGAATTTGTGGGCATAAAAGTGgagatgtatttatttacatttttttttttttttgagacggagtcttgctctgtcccccaggctggagtgcagtggccacatctcagctcactgcaagctccgcctcccgggtttacgcctttctcctgcctcagcctcccgagtagctgggactacaggcacccgccacctcgcccggctagttttttgtattttttagtagagacggggtttcactgtgttagccaggatggtcttgatctcctgacctcgtgatccacccgtctcggcctcccaaagtgctgggattacaggcttgagccaccgcgcccggcctacataatttttttaaaaaccatctagTAATACATAAGTGCTACTAATATTTATTGGCAAAGGTAATAATAATCGTCCAGCATTGTAGCTATAAAGTACTGCAATCATGTAAATGCATGAATATGTATCAGCCAACATGTAATACCAAGCAAAACCAGTATTCAAACCTTCCTTCAAAatactttttgcttaaaataccggaatttttttcttccatgaaaTTATGTGTCAATACAATTTTTGCACTATTATTAAGAAGTATTTTGACTATACTACAACTtgatttaatttgtttatttaaaatcataAGGATAACACAAATATCAGAGGTTCTTTCACAGTTAGattgaaactggaaaaaaaaaagtatattacatAGCAAATGCACACACTTAGACAACTAGTAACTAACTCTCCAAAAGTTTCTTAACTATTTTCTTGTACAGCGGGGCTTGCAGGTCCAAGCAAATTTTCCTCCCATTCTTCAGCGTGGCTCTggcaaggaaaagagaagagatgtGACCTTCAGTTCTTGGGTTTGCAGATGGCATTAAAAAGGAGAAGGATGGGCAGAGGAGGCACTGAGCCGGGGCACTGAGTGATGCAGTGCAAGGACTCACATCAGTTGGGCAGTGGGGCAGTGGGGTCCGGCCTTGATCACCTCCAGGCTGGTGATGTGCCTGGGACGGACCTGGGAGGTGGTCTTCACACACAGGCACTGCAGGTCCCCATCTTCTTCAGCTTCAGCTGAGGGGAAAAGGGAGGGGGTAAGAGAGGAGGAGGGGACGGAATGGTGACTCCATGAGTAGCCAGAGGTACTTTAGGGACTTTCTCCACTACCTTCAGCCTTCTTTTCCTTAGCCGTAAATCATACCTCCCTCAGACAGAAGTTGTGCCGACCAGGTGCGAGGTGCAGGTGCAGCGCCTGTCACTGTGCCCTGACAGTCAGCAGGCGCTCGGTTAAGTGTAGCTGCGATCATGATGCTAGAGGACTCCCCAGCCCCAGGGCTTCCCTGACTCCCCCTCGCCCCTGGCGGCCCTCACAGCCTTGCTTCTGCTCTCACCTGTGGCGAAGGCGACCACAACTGGCAGGAGCAGCAACCCCAGAAACAGCAGCACGGGGCGTGAGGGGCAGAACCGGGCTGTGGAGCTCATGTTGCAGCAGAGTTTCCAGCAGGATCTCAGTACGATGGGAAAGTCGGGCTGGGTCTCTGTGGACAGTGACTCCTGAGCCTCACCAGGCGCGTTTTATCGCCGGCTGTCCTTCCAGTCCGGAAGCCTGAAGTGGACAGCGAGGAACTGCGGTGCGGAAACTAAGATACTGCTGGGAAGACTTGGGCTCTGGCCAGCCaagattacaaaaaaataaagaagaaagaggagggggggaagggggaaagagggggaaagaggaggaaagagagaaagagaaagaaaagaaaggaagaaaggaagaaaagaaaggaagaaagaaagagagagagagaaagaaaaagaagaaagagagaaaggaaagaaagaaagaaaagaaagaaagaaagagagaaagaaagaaagaaagaaagaaagaaagaaagaaagaaagaaagaaagaaagaaagaaagaaagaaagaaagaaagaaagaaagaaagaaagaaagaaagaaagaaagaaagagagagagaaagaaagaaaagggctcTGGGCAGCTGCCTTGGCTGGGACCTCCAACCTCAACTTACATACAAGCACATTTGTAGAGTTAGAAACAGAACTTGAGTCAGAAGAGGAATATTTTTTGTGTTGTATTAATAATAGAGTTCTCTGTTGTCATCATGCAAATTACACACTAGGCACCTTCAGGACCCTGACAGTTCTGTTTCCTTTCCAACCTCCCAGCTGCAACTACCAATGCTTCCTACTGAGTCTGGTGGCTTTGTGTGTGAAGGGTGTGTTATTTGCAATTGTTTTCTGCTGCTAATAAGTTTAATTTGTTCTCTAGCAATGACTCTTCTGAATTTCACCTGAATGTGGAAAAATTCCTTAGTCTCTAGATGGGATTTACCAGGCTCCACCAACAATTACCCAGTATGCTATGGGACGCAAGGTCTGTTTTCCCATTACTTGTACTCTTGGAAAAATTGCGGAAGTAATATTTGAATGCGTTCTTTTTGTAAAAGCTTAGTGCCTGGCTGTTTCTTCATTGTTTCCATGCTGAATAACAGTCCAGAAGGGAAGACAAGAAGAGTTTGCTAGGCCATGTCTCCCAGTGCCTGCTGTGTCTTCAGCCAGTGCCAGTGACAGGGTGAGATGGGCTGAACTGTTGGCGGGGAGCAGTGATGGTTTCTGCGGGGGGATTCAGGGCATCTGGGAGTTGAATGTGAGAATAATGGAAGGTGAGAGTGGAGGGGATGCAATAGAATCCCAcacaggaaaggagaagagatcGCTGTGGACTGTCTTCCCTTCTCTGAAAAAGAATGACTTTGGCCCTTTATTAGGGAAAGGTACACCCTCAACCCAAAGTCAGAGGTTCTCTGTCACATTGATTAACAGTGGTGAAGGGTGTCAGGAGACCACTGCATGGAAAAGCTGATATTCTAATACATGGTAGGACTGGACTTCTATAGAAATATGCAATTTAATTGTTGAGCTGATTAGTTTCTTCCTCCTACTCTCCCACCAGTTGTCTTTTCAGCTAAGACTTATTTATACTTCTGGAGTTGGATTAAGTATCAGTTCCTCAGAGGGGCCTTCCCTGACAACTCTATGCAATCATGTTCTCTTGCCTTTCTATCTTGTAGAACTCTGTTTTTCCTGTTCCTCACAGgtaacacacatgcacacacacgcacacacacacacattacacagagatacatatgtgtgtgtgtgtatgtgtgtatttcaaagtgttaaaaatggttttgtttCCTAAACTGGAAAACACTATGAAATCAGAGATTATAACATTTATCACTGTTTCAGTGTACTGGTATAGACTCAATTCAAAGTGCTACCTTAGCAAAGATGATGAGttgaaaatgatgatgatgaagtttTAACATGCTCATGTATCTGCTCCTTCAAGCAATTGAAGCATACATATATTAGCATGTGTAATATATAGTTGCAATTATTTGCCTACTTATCTGCCTCTCCTACCGCATAGCGATCTTTTCAAGCGCAATTCTCTGTGACTTATATACAGTAGTGTAGCACATAACAACATTTAGGTCAATAATAGACTGCATACATGACAGTGGTCCcttaagattataatgaagctgatAAATTCCTGTTGCCTAGTGATGTGATTCCTACTGCCTCACGGTTGTAAAGTCATAAGAAGCAGTGTATTACTGACATGTTTGTgggatgctggtgtaaacaaacccaCTGCACTGCCAGTTCTATAAAGtatatagcacatacaattatgtatagtACACAATACTTGATCAGAATAACAAACAACTATGTTactagtttatgtatttactaactatactttttattattattttagagtatactcctTCTACTAGTTATAGAAAAAACATTAACTGTGAAACAGTCTCAGACAGATCCTTCAGGAAGTATGAGTTGTTATCTTCTGtctgttatcataggagatggcAGCTCCATGCGTATTATTGCCCATGAAGACCTTCTAGTGCGACAAAACAGGGAGTTGGAAGAtagtgatactgatgatcctgactCCATGTAGGCCTAGGCTGATATGAGTTTTTGCATCTTAATTTTAACAGAaaagtgtgaaaaataaaaaatacaaaagaaaacaaaaaacaattagccaggctcTATGGCTCACAGGTGTAATCCCAtcctgagaggctggggcagggggatcacttgagatcaggagttcgaaagcaGCCTGGGAACCAAATGAGTCCCCTTCTCAATAACagttttcaaaaattagctgggcatgatggtgcacatctgtagtgaAGATcaaggaagatcacttgagcccaagagtttgaggctgtagtgagctgtgatcatgtcactgcactacagTGTAGGTGATAGagaaagacctcatctctaaaataaatgaataaataaataaatagaaaacaagctTATAGAATGAcgatataaagaaaaaacatttttgtacagtTGTACAATGCGTTTACagtgttattacaaaagtcaaaatgtttaaaaattaaaaagtttaaaaataaaaaattacagtaatCTAAGGTTAATTTgttgaagaaaaaatacttttataaatttagtgtagcctaagtgtacagtgtttacaaAGCCTAAAGAAGTGTACAGTCATGTCCCAGGCACTCATGTTCACTCACCACTCACATTCCGTCTCATCCAGAGAAACTTGCAGTCCTACAAACTCCATTTGTGGTAACTGCTCTATAGAGGTGTACGATTTTACTCtcttataccatatttttactatatctttctacatttacatatgtttagatacacaaatacttaccattgtgttacaacttcCTATGGTATTCACCACAGTAAAATGCTGTGCAGTTTTCTAACCtaagagcaataggctatactatATAGCCTAGGcttgtagtaggctataccatttaggtttgtgtaagcacaccctatgatgttcacacaatgataaaatcacctaatgatgcatttctcagaatgtatcccaaTTGTTGAGCAAAACATGACTGTATTTATGAACATCCTGTATCCAACACAATGACTGTTGCAGAACATTTTGTAATTCATACACGTTTATTAACCTGAGACTTGAAGCCCCTTCTGAGTTAGCGGCAGAGAGAATGAAGGGGAGGGATGATTTTGCATATGGATGGGCAACACGCTAGGTTTGTACAATCTTACACCCAGATTTTAATGTTTGCAGTGTAAAGGAATCCAGGTGGCACTGAATGGCAACTAAATTACTCTTTCCCTGCATGTAAACAGAATAACTcaatacatccacacaaaaacagAAGACATCTGCATCTCAGGAGGTATAAACATGGTGTCAACACTGTGCCATGTCTCAGGAGCTGGTCTTGTCAAGTTTCAGTGGGAAACTACCAGACATAATGAGTGAGATGCCTGATATCCTATAATTATTATAGTATATACAATACGCTATTTAGGTATCAAGTTGTATTATGTATGTGAATAATACTACGTTATATGTAATGTAATCTCTTCATTAGAGAAAGAAGAGTTGAGGAAAGCATTGTGGTGTGGCAGTTAAGAGCACAATTTGAAATTCCCACTCTGTTACCTACTTAGTTAGCTAAAATTGGGCAAGTATTTTAAACTCTATAaacttgatttttctcttctgtaatgAGGGGGAGGATAATACTAATCATAAGAAATAATTACTAACATTTATATATGGCTTATTTGtgacatacattattttaaatgccTTAAATTTATTAACTCTTTTAATCCTTCCATAAACTCTATGAGGGAGGcaatattattatccccatttttccaGAGGACGTGCTTTTAACCAGATCatatctatcttttaaaaaattgtttaggTAATGTATGCAAAACACTTAGTATTCCtggcatattaaaataattaataaattggaACTATTATCATACTACATTGAGAATGACACAGATCATCAATTTAGTAACTTTTGTTGGTCATACTGTGAAATGCCAAgtatacaaaaaaggaaaattaaaattattttttctccaacAATCctgttaaaattaataatatatgaCAACAAATCAAtagcaaatttttatttcatgtgaATATTTTTGTAAGAATAGTGTGGGTACAAATTTTAGggtttaaaaatgaatgaaagttcTGTTGATTAAAAAAGTAGAATTTAGAATTAAGAGTCTAGTAAGACTGAAGTCCTATATTGTACTTATTTATAAGGTTTATTCTAATGCTAGAATTGTAACTATATagatatgttaattcattttcatCATCTATTTTTGTTCTACTAGTGGCAAATATATTCACTTTAAACTAACCACAGATTATAAGACTCATATTcaccaatttattattttagggTTTGATGGCTAAAATAAACATCAGAATAAACTTTCAGGGAGTGTTTTAAATAAGACATCCTAGGACTAAGACACTGAGAGACTATATTAAGTTCCtaaatatattaacaaaaatgtattgagcaAATATTCTCTGCTGGGCTCCATGTGATTCCTATTATCATTTCCCATTATGAAATCTAATAATCCCCATGAGTATGTCTAATAACCATAAAGTAGAGCAGGAAAAACCAACCAAGCTGTGtttgaatagaaatttttaaagaaaaaaatgcaaagcacAGTCCAATGTTTAGCCA
This window contains:
- the LOC105477388 gene encoding platelet factor 4, whose translation is MSSTARFCPSRPVLLFLGLLLLPVVVAFATAEAEEDGDLQCLCVKTTSQVRPRHITSLEVIKAGPHCPTAQLIATLKNGRKICLDLQAPLYKKIVKKLLES